The Spiribacter roseus genome includes the window CCCACGTTCACCTTATGGCCACGCGCCAGGTCCCGGCCGTAGCAGGCCGAGCAGACGCCGTGACGGGTCTCGCAGGTGATCGGCGAGCGCACCCAGATCTCGTCCACGCCTTCGCTCTCGACCGCCTCGATCTGGCGCTCGTCCAGCAGGGTGCCCTGCTCAACCAGGACCTTGCCGGTGCCCGGCTGCACGACGTCCTGGGCCACGACCCGGCCCAGCACGCGCTCACCCAGGGCCTCGACCACGTCACCGCCCTCGATGAGCGGCGTCATACGCAGGCCGCGATGGGTGCCACAATCCTGCGAGGTGACCACCAGATCCTGCGATACGTCCACCAGCCGGCGGGTGAGATAGCCGGAGTTGGCCGTCTTCAGCGCCGTATCCGCGAGGCCCTTACGGGCACCGTGGGTGGAGATGAAGTACTGCAGAACGTTCAGCCCCTCACGGAAGTTCGCCGTGATCGGCGTCTCGATGATCGAGCCATCGGGCTTGGCCATCAGGCCGCGCATGCCGGCAAGCTGGCGGATCTGCGCCGGCGAGCCACGCGCGCCCGAGTCGGCCATCATGAAGATCGAGTTGGTCGACTTCTGCACCAGCTCGCTGCCTTCGCTGTCGGTGACCGTCTCCTTGCCGAGTTTTTCCATCATCGCGGTGGCCACCTCCTCGTTGGTCCGCGACCAGATGTCGACCACCTTGTTATAGCGCTCGCCATTGGTGACGAGACCCGAGGCGTACTGATCCTCGATGTCCTTCACCTCGACCTCGGCATCGGTCAGGATCTGCTCCTTCTCGCCCGGGATGACCATGTCTTCCATGCCAATGGACACCGCCGCACGGGTGGACATCCGAAAGCCCAGGTACATGATCTGGTCGGCGAAGATGACCGTCGCCTTCAGACCCAGCCGCCGATAGCACTGGTCGATCATCTCCGAGATGGCCTTCTTGGTCATGTCGCGGTCGACAAGATCGAACGGCAGGCCCTCGGGAACGATGTTGTAGATCAGCGCCCGGCCAACGGTGGTCTCCACCCGCCGGGTGGACTCGCTGCGCTGGCCCTCGTCGTCGACCACGACCTCGTGGAAGCGCACCGTCACCCGCGCCTGAAGGCCGACCCGCCCGCTTTCGTAGGCGCGATGGACCTCGTCGAGGTCGGCGAAGGTCATGCCCTCGCCCTGCTGGCGCTGGAGCACCAGCGACATGTAATACAGCCCCAGCACGATGTCCTGCGAGGCGCCGATGATCGGCTCGCCGGAGGCCGGCGCCAGGACGTTGTTGGTGGCCATCATCAGGGCCCGGGCCTCGAGCTGTGCCTCGAGCGCCAGCGGCACGTGGACCGCCATCTGGTCGCCGTCAAAGTCGGCGTTGAACGCCGGACACACCAGCGGGTGCAGCTGCACCGCCTTGCCCTCGACCAGCACCGGCTCAAAGGCCTGGATGCCGAGACGATGCAGGGTCGGCGCCCGGTTGAGCATCACCGGATGCTCGCGGATGACCTCCTCGAGGATGTCCCAGACTTCGGCGGTCTCGCGCTCGACCATCTTTTTGGCCGCCTTGATGGTGGTGGCCAGGCCCAGCCGCTGCAGGCGCGAGAAGATGAACGGCTTGAACAGCTCCAGCGCCATGCGCTTGGGCAGGCCGCACTGATGCAGCCGCAGGGTGGGGCCGACCACGATCACCGACCGGCCGGAGTAGTCCACGCGCTTGCCCAGCAGGTTCTGCCGGAAACGGCCCTGCTTGCCCTTGATCATGTCCGCCAGCGACTTCAGCGGCCGCTTGTTGGTGCCGGTGATGGCCCGTCCACGGCGGCCGTTGTCGAGCAGTGCATCCACCGATTCCTGGAGCATGCGCTTTTCGTTGCGCACGATGATGTCCGGCGCGGACAGATCCAGCAGCCGACGCAGGCGATTGTTGCGGTTGATCACCCGGCGATACAGATCGTTGAGATCCGAGGTCGCGAAACGCCCGCCGTCCAGCGGCACCAGCGGCCGCAGGTCCGGTGGCAGCACCGGCAGGACGGTCATGATCATCCACTCCGGCCGATTCCCCGACTCGAGGAACGACTCGACCAGCTTGAGCCGCTTGGACAGCCGCTTGATCTTGGTCTCGGAGTTGGTGGCATCCATCTGCTCACGGAGGGTTTCGGTCTCCTCGCGCAGATCGAGGTTCTTGAGCAGGTGGCCGACGGCCTCGGCGCCCATGCGGGCGTCGAACTCGTCACCGTACTGCTCCATGGCGTCCAGATACTGCTCGTCGCTCAGCAGCTGACCCTTCTTGAGCGGGGTCATGTTGGGCTCGATGACCACGAACGCCTCGAAGTAGAGGATGCGCTCGATGTCACGCAGGGTCATGTCCAGCAACAGGCCGATGCGCGAGGGCAGCGACTTCAGGAACCAGATGTGCGCGGCCGGACTGGCCAGGTCGATATG containing:
- the rpoC gene encoding DNA-directed RNA polymerase subunit beta': MKDLLNLFKQPGAQLDDFDGIRIGLASPEKIRSWSFGEVKKPETINYRTFKPERDGLFCAKIFGPVKDYECLCGKYKRLKHRGVVCEKCGVEVTLAKVRRERMGHIDLASPAAHIWFLKSLPSRIGLLLDMTLRDIERILYFEAFVVIEPNMTPLKKGQLLSDEQYLDAMEQYGDEFDARMGAEAVGHLLKNLDLREETETLREQMDATNSETKIKRLSKRLKLVESFLESGNRPEWMIMTVLPVLPPDLRPLVPLDGGRFATSDLNDLYRRVINRNNRLRRLLDLSAPDIIVRNEKRMLQESVDALLDNGRRGRAITGTNKRPLKSLADMIKGKQGRFRQNLLGKRVDYSGRSVIVVGPTLRLHQCGLPKRMALELFKPFIFSRLQRLGLATTIKAAKKMVERETAEVWDILEEVIREHPVMLNRAPTLHRLGIQAFEPVLVEGKAVQLHPLVCPAFNADFDGDQMAVHVPLALEAQLEARALMMATNNVLAPASGEPIIGASQDIVLGLYYMSLVLQRQQGEGMTFADLDEVHRAYESGRVGLQARVTVRFHEVVVDDEGQRSESTRRVETTVGRALIYNIVPEGLPFDLVDRDMTKKAISEMIDQCYRRLGLKATVIFADQIMYLGFRMSTRAAVSIGMEDMVIPGEKEQILTDAEVEVKDIEDQYASGLVTNGERYNKVVDIWSRTNEEVATAMMEKLGKETVTDSEGSELVQKSTNSIFMMADSGARGSPAQIRQLAGMRGLMAKPDGSIIETPITANFREGLNVLQYFISTHGARKGLADTALKTANSGYLTRRLVDVSQDLVVTSQDCGTHRGLRMTPLIEGGDVVEALGERVLGRVVAQDVVQPGTGKVLVEQGTLLDERQIEAVESEGVDEIWVRSPITCETRHGVCSACYGRDLARGHKVNVGESVGVIAAQSIGEPGTQLTMRTFHIGGAASRAAAISNVQVKSAGTVRLHNLKTVAHQSGNLVAVSRSGEITVMDEAGRERERYKVPYGATIAVAEQEAVEAGQVVANWDPHTHPIITEVKGRLKFYDFVEGVTVNRETDEVTGLSSLVVTDPKSRGTGEHVRSSTGDKVAYKDLRPVVKLVDEAGNDLNLAGTEIPAHYALPAGAIVSVEDNAEVDVGDVIARIPQESSKTRDITGGLPRVADLFEARKPKEPAILAETSGTVSFGKDTKGKQRLVLTTPDGEEYEELIPKHRNVTVFEGEFVEKGEVIADGEPNPHDILRLLGVAELAAYMVKEIQDVYRLQGVKINDKHIEVISRQMLRKVEIRNPGDTRYLRGEQADWGRVEEENEQLVEQGREPAIWEPQLLGITKASLATDSFISAASFQETTRVLTDAATRGARDDLRGLKENVIVGRLIPAGTGYAYHQERQRQRRETPAPMIPMAPQFGLGGGAATTDAPDLSEN